One region of Chryseobacterium sp. SORGH_AS_0447 genomic DNA includes:
- a CDS encoding DUF6089 family protein translates to MNRKLLFSFLAALGTVVSVKAQRNELGVRLGMSNLVGDIGRSNYLLQKPLDLSRASDWGVPFYGGILYRFNFNPYQTVRLDLGYNQIQFNDKVAKEDYRRNRNSFGKNDVYEASLVFEYNFFPVNNEQKGMVSPYIFGGVGALMFDAPKATIINDFRRDSDGVAQAPINELDFTTTATYSTGKKTTAHLPFGVGLKYKFNYNWAIFAEATFRYTLTDQLDYNKVLSKDVVATYNGDILSPVTNGSLLQTGAYYVVSKEREAALLGQRTFGDTRSKDWMNTVSLGLTYSFGRPPCYCD, encoded by the coding sequence ATGAATAGAAAATTATTGTTTAGCTTCCTTGCCGCTCTAGGAACTGTGGTAAGTGTTAAAGCACAAAGAAACGAACTGGGGGTTCGTCTAGGTATGAGTAACCTAGTTGGGGATATAGGGAGATCGAATTATCTTTTACAAAAGCCATTGGATTTAAGCAGAGCATCGGATTGGGGAGTTCCGTTTTATGGTGGGATTTTATATAGATTTAATTTTAACCCTTATCAGACCGTAAGATTGGATCTTGGATACAACCAGATCCAGTTTAATGATAAGGTTGCTAAAGAAGATTACAGAAGAAATAGAAATTCATTCGGTAAAAATGATGTATATGAAGCAAGTTTGGTATTCGAATACAACTTTTTCCCGGTGAACAACGAGCAGAAAGGAATGGTGAGTCCATACATTTTCGGGGGGGTAGGTGCTTTAATGTTTGATGCTCCGAAAGCTACCATTATTAACGACTTCAGAAGAGATTCTGATGGCGTTGCACAGGCTCCGATTAATGAGCTTGATTTCACCACGACTGCTACATACTCTACAGGTAAGAAGACAACAGCGCATCTTCCTTTTGGAGTAGGTTTAAAATATAAATTTAATTATAACTGGGCCATTTTTGCAGAAGCTACATTCAGATATACGCTTACAGATCAGTTGGATTACAACAAAGTCCTGAGCAAAGATGTAGTGGCTACATACAATGGAGATATCCTAAGCCCGGTTACCAACGGCTCTCTTTTACAAACTGGTGCATACTATGTAGTATCCAAAGAAAGAGAAGCTGCCCTTCTGGGACAAAGAACTTTTGGGGATACCCGATCTAAAGATTGGATGAATACCGTAAGTTTAGGGCTTACCTACTCATTCGGGAGACCTCCGTGTTATTGTGATTAA
- a CDS encoding exopolysaccharide transport family protein: protein MIPGKDATVEKVDSQKEKYGSFALFDIEHFLRRVLKSWYWFVLMLLLGYSIAWVYSKYYAQNIYASNLSLSVSNNTSSYFTPNQSINFIWGQGGNQDGVYLKKMLLSRTHNEFLVKELDLFVSYSTKGAIKSTYLDKDDCPVIFQVDKKHLQQMNYPVTLVPKGANAFEVILPDEGQSTNLYSYESEGFSAINSYERPANKIIRIGEWYTSPNLRFRLIRNPIVPKIKLENIIVNLNTVNQSVNDIVSTIGIEFDKEINSIMIITKKGYNLNSTVNFLNMSVSQLQKKRLADKITVDKNTDIYLQENLDNIRKKLDSSANVLNYMKTTEKLYDIKDRDEKSLGEIKDLEAKKADIDSKIASLNEIRRSLEAQNFEKMISTTAAGFQDGLFSASVAELKALYMKRRELALIYKPTSEPMKEINRLIDDAKMTSNTALRNYYSGYYNEINKINQKVAQANSDLATYPEKQRRYLDAERGYNMIEATYNSLLGRQNETQMRMAANQSDITVIDPAKNVGQPPIGPNVKATKAAIIGGFLVLPLLFILIGELLDNKIRNIKELLSATKIPLLGVIGNNGNDNMLTVLDQPKSSVSEAFRGIRANMRFLAGENGGSKVILITSSIGGEGKTYVSINLASVLGLSDKKTILLGMDLRKPKIFGDFEIDNKYGISNYLTGEVNISQIINKTRIPNLDVATSGPIPPNPSELLMSEKNIQFIEDLKSLYDFIIIDSPPVGLVADSYELMKHSDANIYVVRHEYTEKYMLKMITERYHNGEIDHLGLVYNDYNTKQGYGYGYGYGYGYGYGYGYFDEDKNYKEPLLIRIRNKVQSIFNKK from the coding sequence ATGATTCCAGGAAAAGACGCCACGGTAGAGAAGGTTGATTCTCAGAAGGAAAAATATGGTTCCTTTGCATTGTTTGATATCGAACATTTTTTAAGAAGAGTACTAAAGAGCTGGTACTGGTTTGTTTTAATGCTGCTTCTCGGATATAGCATCGCATGGGTTTACAGCAAATATTACGCACAGAATATTTATGCTTCCAACTTATCTTTAAGTGTTTCAAACAATACATCAAGTTACTTTACTCCGAACCAGTCCATCAATTTCATCTGGGGCCAGGGAGGAAATCAGGACGGGGTGTATCTTAAAAAAATGCTTTTATCAAGAACGCATAACGAGTTTCTCGTAAAGGAACTAGATCTTTTTGTAAGCTATTCTACAAAAGGAGCAATAAAGTCAACCTATTTGGATAAAGACGATTGTCCGGTGATATTTCAGGTGGACAAGAAACATCTGCAGCAGATGAATTATCCGGTTACATTGGTTCCTAAAGGAGCTAATGCTTTTGAAGTTATCTTACCTGATGAAGGACAGTCAACAAATTTGTACAGTTATGAATCAGAGGGCTTTTCAGCTATCAATTCCTACGAAAGACCGGCAAATAAAATCATAAGAATTGGGGAATGGTATACTTCTCCGAATCTTAGGTTCAGATTGATCCGTAATCCTATCGTTCCGAAAATAAAACTGGAAAATATTATCGTTAATCTGAATACGGTAAACCAGTCGGTAAATGATATTGTTTCCACCATCGGGATTGAATTCGACAAAGAAATCAACAGTATTATGATTATTACCAAAAAAGGGTATAATCTCAACAGTACCGTTAATTTCCTTAATATGTCGGTAAGCCAGCTGCAAAAGAAAAGACTGGCCGATAAAATCACAGTGGATAAAAATACCGACATTTATCTGCAGGAAAACCTTGATAACATCAGAAAAAAATTAGACTCAAGTGCTAATGTCCTGAATTACATGAAGACCACTGAGAAGCTTTATGACATAAAGGACAGGGATGAGAAATCATTAGGTGAGATTAAGGATCTGGAAGCGAAAAAAGCGGATATAGACAGTAAAATTGCCTCGCTGAATGAGATCAGAAGAAGCCTAGAAGCCCAGAACTTCGAAAAAATGATTAGTACTACGGCGGCAGGCTTTCAGGATGGACTTTTCAGTGCTTCTGTAGCCGAGCTGAAAGCATTGTATATGAAAAGACGTGAATTGGCACTTATTTATAAGCCGACTTCTGAACCTATGAAGGAGATCAACAGGCTTATTGATGATGCTAAAATGACTTCCAATACAGCATTGAGAAATTACTATTCCGGCTATTACAATGAAATAAATAAAATTAATCAAAAAGTAGCCCAGGCTAATTCAGATTTAGCTACCTATCCTGAAAAGCAGAGAAGATATCTGGATGCAGAGAGAGGATATAATATGATCGAAGCAACCTATAACAGCTTACTGGGGAGACAGAATGAAACCCAGATGAGAATGGCTGCAAATCAGTCTGACATCACAGTTATTGACCCTGCTAAAAATGTAGGCCAACCACCGATCGGCCCGAATGTAAAAGCAACGAAAGCTGCTATCATCGGAGGATTCCTTGTATTGCCGCTGCTGTTTATTCTTATCGGAGAATTGCTCGATAATAAGATCAGAAATATTAAAGAATTACTTAGTGCTACTAAAATTCCTTTGTTGGGAGTAATTGGCAATAATGGTAATGATAATATGCTTACTGTTCTTGATCAGCCTAAATCGTCGGTGTCCGAAGCCTTCCGGGGAATTAGAGCAAATATGAGGTTTCTGGCAGGCGAAAACGGAGGCAGCAAAGTGATCCTGATTACTTCTTCCATTGGTGGAGAAGGAAAAACATATGTTTCCATCAACCTGGCATCGGTTCTTGGTTTAAGTGACAAAAAGACCATCTTACTGGGAATGGATTTAAGAAAGCCGAAGATTTTCGGAGATTTCGAGATCGATAATAAATACGGTATCTCCAATTACCTTACCGGTGAAGTGAATATCAGCCAGATCATCAATAAAACAAGGATCCCGAACCTTGATGTGGCGACTTCAGGGCCTATTCCGCCGAATCCTTCAGAGTTATTGATGAGCGAAAAAAATATTCAGTTCATCGAAGACCTTAAAAGTCTATATGATTTTATTATCATCGACTCTCCGCCGGTTGGTCTTGTTGCAGATTCCTATGAACTTATGAAACATTCTGATGCAAATATCTATGTGGTTCGTCATGAATATACCGAAAAGTATATGCTGAAGATGATCACGGAGAGATATCACAATGGCGAAATCGATCATCTGGGACTTGTTTATAACGATTACAATACCAAACAGGGTTACGGCTATGGTTACGGTTATGGCTACGGTTACGGTTACGGCTATGGTTATTTCGATGAAGATAAAAATTATAAAGAACCATTGCTGATAAGAATTAGGAATAAAGTACAGTCAATATTCAATAAAAAATAA
- a CDS encoding isoprenyl transferase encodes MSLIKDKIDPENLPQHVAIIMDGNGRWAKSRGEERTFGHRNAIDAVRNAINACNEIHIPYLTLYTFSSENWNRPAEEVNTLMNLLVETLLLEAEEIFSKGLKMHVIGNLEKLPPLVKDQLLRVVELTKENTKGNLVLAISYGSQNEILNAVKSISEDVKEGKIGTENIDEKLFESYLYTKDLPPVDLLIRTSGEIRISNFLLWQIAYAELQFLDVLWPDFTKDIFFQCIVNYQNKERRFGMTGEQIKIQ; translated from the coding sequence ATGTCGTTGATAAAAGATAAAATAGATCCTGAGAATTTGCCGCAACACGTGGCTATCATCATGGATGGTAATGGAAGGTGGGCAAAATCCCGTGGCGAAGAAAGAACTTTCGGTCACAGAAATGCCATTGATGCAGTAAGGAATGCCATTAATGCATGTAATGAAATACACATTCCGTACCTAACCCTTTACACCTTTTCTTCGGAAAACTGGAACCGGCCTGCTGAGGAAGTAAATACTTTAATGAATTTACTTGTCGAAACGCTGTTGCTGGAAGCGGAGGAAATTTTCAGTAAAGGATTAAAAATGCATGTGATCGGGAATCTTGAAAAACTTCCGCCGCTTGTAAAAGATCAGCTTTTGCGTGTGGTGGAACTTACAAAAGAAAACACAAAAGGCAATTTGGTATTGGCGATCAGCTATGGTTCGCAGAATGAAATACTCAATGCCGTAAAAAGCATCAGCGAAGATGTAAAAGAAGGAAAAATCGGTACCGAAAATATCGACGAAAAGCTTTTCGAAAGCTATCTTTATACAAAAGATCTTCCGCCAGTGGATCTCCTGATCCGGACGAGCGGCGAAATCAGAATCAGCAATTTCCTCCTTTGGCAGATCGCTTATGCGGAGCTGCAGTTTTTAGATGTTCTGTGGCCGGACTTTACAAAAGACATTTTCTTTCAGTGTATTGTAAATTATCAAAACAAAGAAAGAAGATTCGGGATGACCGGCGAGCAAATAAAAATTCAGTAA